In Synechococcus sp. CB0101, a genomic segment contains:
- a CDS encoding DUF697 domain-containing protein: protein MAQPLQCMALPPPPLRSPSTAERCELLLGEWRSGLRLSDRERSALGPELQALDQQLLALKQRRLRVAVFGRVGVGKSSLLNALLEEEAFATDVAHGCTRSQQRRPWSVRIPGLTGVDLVDTPGIDEIAAKARQRLAARVAVGADLVLLVLDSDLTTPEAQALEQLLSAGKPVLLVLNRIDCWPESEREALISSIRRRLPPGHRDLELLAVASAPRQAVVLADGRVRSEPMPPQVAPLRWALLELLSQHGALLLGLNGLRAADRFAQRLHHWRLRRGKESAQALIGRYAALKATGVAANPLLLLDLAGGIALDTALVVQLCELYGLELGGGGARALLTRLSAQNALLGGTQLGIQLLLGGLRQVLLLAAPLSGGLSLAPAAPVALAQAALAVHTTRLTGRLAAAELLRSAERGRLRPASLLRRLAHQDPQARAWLQQWQQQSSRPAALKPLLP from the coding sequence ATGGCACAACCGCTTCAATGCATGGCGTTACCACCGCCGCCCTTGCGTTCTCCCTCCACCGCCGAGCGCTGCGAGCTGCTCCTGGGCGAGTGGCGCAGCGGGCTGCGGCTGAGCGACCGGGAGCGCAGCGCCCTGGGACCGGAACTGCAGGCGCTGGATCAACAACTGCTGGCTTTGAAACAGCGGCGCCTGCGGGTCGCCGTGTTCGGCCGGGTGGGGGTGGGTAAATCCAGCCTGCTCAATGCGCTGCTGGAGGAGGAGGCCTTCGCCACCGATGTGGCCCATGGCTGCACCCGCAGCCAACAGCGGCGCCCCTGGAGCGTGCGCATCCCCGGGCTCACCGGCGTGGACTTGGTGGATACCCCCGGCATCGATGAGATTGCCGCCAAAGCGCGGCAGCGGCTGGCGGCACGGGTGGCCGTGGGGGCCGACCTGGTGCTGCTGGTGCTCGACAGCGACCTCACCACCCCGGAAGCCCAAGCCCTGGAACAGCTGCTCAGCGCCGGCAAACCGGTGCTGCTGGTGCTCAACCGCATCGATTGCTGGCCGGAGAGCGAGCGCGAGGCCTTGATCAGCAGCATCCGCCGCCGCTTGCCTCCGGGCCACCGTGATCTGGAGTTGTTGGCGGTGGCCTCGGCGCCGCGGCAAGCGGTGGTGTTGGCCGATGGCCGTGTGCGCAGCGAACCGATGCCGCCCCAGGTGGCACCCCTGCGATGGGCTCTGCTCGAGCTGCTCAGCCAGCACGGTGCGCTGCTGCTGGGCCTCAACGGCCTGAGGGCGGCGGATCGCTTCGCCCAGCGCTTGCACCACTGGCGGCTGCGCCGCGGCAAGGAAAGCGCCCAGGCGCTGATCGGCCGCTACGCCGCCCTCAAAGCCACCGGTGTGGCGGCCAATCCACTGCTGCTGCTGGATCTCGCCGGCGGCATCGCCCTCGACACCGCCCTGGTGGTGCAACTCTGTGAGCTCTACGGGCTGGAGCTGGGGGGCGGCGGCGCCCGCGCCCTGCTCACGCGGCTGTCAGCCCAGAACGCGCTGCTGGGCGGCACACAGCTCGGCATCCAGCTCCTGCTGGGGGGCCTGCGGCAGGTGCTGCTGCTGGCAGCTCCCCTCAGCGGTGGCCTCAGCCTGGCGCCAGCGGCTCCGGTGGCCTTAGCCCAAGCGGCACTGGCGGTGCACACCACCCGGCTCACCGGCCGCCTGGCCGCCGCCGAACTGCTGCGCAGCGCCGAACGGGGACGGCTGCGCCCCGCCTCGCTGCTGCGGCGACTGGCCCACCAAGACCCCCAGGCCCGGGCCTGGCTGCAGCAATGGCAGCAGCAAAGCAGCCGGCCGGCAGCCCTGAAGCCGCTGCTGCCATGA
- a CDS encoding nicotinate-nucleotide adenylyltransferase produces the protein MSAKPALALLGTSADPPTEGHRALLEGLAEHYGQVATWASDNPFKQHGAPLELRAQLLGALVEAIGDPRIQHVQELSNPRALITLERASERWPEQELVFVVGGDLAGQVPSWWKAAELLQHCRLAVVPRQGFALDPAALEAIRSLGGQPELLNLPVPATASSVIRRHPSPEQVPAALWAELVRHNLYGLGQQPSRTPR, from the coding sequence ATGAGTGCAAAGCCCGCCCTGGCCCTGCTCGGCACCAGCGCCGATCCCCCCACCGAAGGCCACCGGGCGTTGCTGGAGGGTTTAGCGGAGCACTACGGCCAGGTTGCAACCTGGGCCAGCGACAACCCGTTCAAGCAACACGGTGCACCGCTGGAGCTACGGGCGCAGCTGCTCGGCGCCTTGGTGGAGGCCATCGGAGATCCCCGCATCCAGCACGTTCAAGAGCTCAGCAACCCGCGGGCGTTGATCACCCTCGAGCGGGCATCCGAGCGCTGGCCGGAGCAGGAGCTGGTGTTTGTGGTGGGGGGTGATCTGGCGGGGCAGGTACCGAGCTGGTGGAAGGCCGCTGAGCTGCTGCAGCACTGCAGGCTGGCGGTGGTGCCGCGGCAGGGGTTTGCCCTGGATCCAGCGGCGCTGGAGGCGATCCGCAGCCTGGGCGGCCAGCCGGAGCTGCTGAACCTGCCGGTTCCCGCCACGGCCAGCTCAGTGATCCGCCGCCATCCCAGCCCGGAGCAGGTGCCGGCTGCGCTTTGGGCGGAACTGGTTCGTCACAATCTCTATGGCCTGGGGCAGCAGCCCTCCCGCACGCCCCGCTAA
- a CDS encoding NAD+ synthase, with the protein MRLALAQINPLVGDLAGNGAQLLKACQAAAAQGADLVVAPELALWGYPPRDLLLRPALHQQQQHTLDHLAADLPEGLALLLGVSEPAGDGQQPDLFNSAALVVRGGWRIVARKRLLPSYDVFDERRYFRPADEPCLLELERGGRHWRLGLSICEDLWVEEELHPQRLLGADPVAELQALGPDLLINLSASPFGDGKAQLRRELAAAAARRLHCPVVYVNQVGGNDELVFDGGSFVTTAHGEVACQLAFAKTDLGVWDSTCGSPSAGRAAGAVLPKPDELLLRTLVLGVRDYARKCGFRKALLGLSGGIDSALVAVIAAAALGPDNVQALLMPSPWSSAGSINDSLALADRLGMATHTVAIEALMTSFDAALTPPLGGAPAGLTAENLQSRIRGTLLMAVANQQGQLLLTTGNKSELAVGYCTLYGDMNGGLAVIGDLYKTGVFRLCAWLDSEAAATCRQEMGLPTHGELVGRAIRDKPPSAELRPDQQDSDSLPDYAVLDPLLQALLEQHQSPEELVATGVDRALADRVMQLLRRAEFKRRQAPPVLKLGQRSFGSGWRMPIAAA; encoded by the coding sequence ATGCGCCTTGCCCTTGCCCAGATCAATCCGCTGGTGGGCGATCTGGCCGGCAATGGCGCCCAGCTGCTGAAAGCCTGCCAAGCCGCAGCCGCCCAGGGCGCCGATCTGGTGGTGGCGCCGGAGCTGGCCCTCTGGGGCTATCCGCCCCGCGACCTGCTGCTGCGACCGGCCCTGCACCAACAGCAGCAGCACACGCTCGATCACCTCGCTGCCGATCTTCCTGAAGGGCTGGCGCTGCTCCTGGGGGTGAGCGAACCCGCCGGCGACGGCCAGCAGCCCGATCTGTTCAACAGCGCTGCGCTGGTGGTGCGCGGTGGCTGGCGGATCGTGGCGCGCAAACGGCTACTGCCCAGCTACGACGTATTCGACGAGCGGCGCTATTTCCGCCCCGCCGATGAGCCCTGCCTGCTGGAGCTCGAGCGCGGCGGCCGTCACTGGCGCCTTGGCCTCTCCATCTGCGAAGACCTCTGGGTGGAGGAGGAGCTGCACCCGCAGCGGCTGCTGGGCGCCGACCCCGTGGCGGAGTTGCAGGCACTGGGGCCCGATCTGCTGATCAACCTCTCGGCCTCACCCTTTGGTGACGGCAAAGCGCAGCTGCGGCGCGAGCTGGCGGCGGCGGCGGCGCGGCGCCTGCACTGCCCGGTGGTGTACGTGAACCAGGTGGGCGGTAACGACGAACTGGTGTTCGACGGCGGCAGCTTCGTGACAACCGCCCATGGCGAAGTGGCCTGTCAGCTGGCCTTCGCCAAGACCGACCTGGGCGTGTGGGACAGCACCTGCGGTTCCCCGAGCGCCGGCCGAGCAGCAGGTGCCGTCCTGCCGAAACCCGACGAGCTGCTGCTGCGCACCCTGGTGCTGGGAGTGCGCGATTACGCGCGCAAATGCGGCTTCCGGAAAGCACTGCTGGGGCTCAGCGGTGGCATCGATTCAGCCCTGGTGGCGGTGATCGCCGCCGCCGCCTTGGGCCCCGACAACGTGCAGGCCCTGCTGATGCCTTCCCCCTGGAGCTCGGCGGGATCCATCAACGACTCCCTGGCGCTCGCCGATCGGCTCGGGATGGCGACCCACACCGTGGCGATTGAAGCCCTGATGACGAGCTTCGACGCCGCACTGACGCCCCCCCTGGGCGGCGCACCCGCCGGCCTCACCGCTGAAAACCTGCAGTCGCGCATTCGCGGAACGCTGCTGATGGCCGTTGCCAACCAACAGGGCCAGTTGCTGCTCACCACGGGGAATAAATCAGAGCTGGCCGTTGGCTACTGCACCCTCTACGGCGACATGAACGGCGGCCTGGCCGTGATCGGCGACCTCTACAAAACCGGCGTGTTCCGCCTCTGCGCCTGGCTGGATTCAGAGGCAGCAGCGACCTGCCGCCAGGAGATGGGCCTCCCCACCCATGGAGAGCTGGTGGGTCGGGCAATCCGCGACAAACCACCGAGTGCTGAATTGCGGCCCGATCAACAAGACAGCGATTCGCTACCCGATTACGCCGTGCTCGACCCGCTGCTCCAGGCCCTTCTGGAGCAGCATCAAAGCCCGGAAGAGCTCGTGGCTACCGGCGTGGATCGGGCCCTGGCCGATCGCGTGATGCAGCTGCTGCGCCGCGCCGAATTCAAACGTCGCCAAGCACCGCCGGTGCTCAAGCTCGGCCAACGCTCCTTCGGCAGCGGCTGGCGGATGCCGATCGCGGCGGCCTGA
- the ald gene encoding alanine dehydrogenase codes for MAGTIAPIASIGVPREIKPDERRVALTPDAVRELVSHGLQVRIEQGAGEGAGISDAAFEAAGAAVVDQAEAWAAHLVVKVKEPQPEEFSFLRPDLVLFTYLHLAAYPAVGRALLQAGTTAIAYETVQLADGSLPLLAPMSEIAGRLAAQVGAHLLEQPHGGRGVLMGGCTGVRPARVVVLGAGSVGWNAARLAAAMDAEVFLLDLSPERLRRLESQRQGRLVSLVSSRGLLERLVPSADLLIGAVLLPGDRAPTLVEEGLVAQMQPGSVIVDVAIDQGGCIATSRETTHTDPVVTIHGVQHYAVGNMPGAVPFTSTEALVSVTLPYIAAVAGRGLVEAVTDRPELVSGLNTVAGSVCHPGVAKALGLPTRHPMACLS; via the coding sequence ATGGCCGGCACCATCGCCCCGATCGCCAGCATCGGCGTGCCGCGGGAGATCAAGCCCGATGAACGGCGGGTGGCGCTCACCCCCGATGCCGTGCGGGAGCTGGTGAGCCATGGCTTGCAGGTGCGCATTGAGCAGGGCGCCGGCGAAGGCGCCGGCATTAGCGATGCGGCGTTTGAAGCCGCCGGGGCGGCCGTGGTGGATCAGGCGGAAGCCTGGGCCGCCCATCTGGTGGTGAAGGTGAAGGAGCCGCAGCCCGAGGAGTTCAGCTTTCTGCGGCCGGATCTAGTGCTGTTCACCTACCTGCACCTGGCGGCCTATCCAGCTGTGGGAAGAGCCCTGCTGCAGGCCGGCACCACCGCCATCGCCTACGAAACGGTGCAACTAGCCGATGGCAGCCTGCCGCTGCTGGCGCCGATGAGTGAGATCGCCGGCCGCCTGGCGGCCCAGGTGGGGGCTCACCTGCTGGAGCAACCCCACGGCGGGCGCGGGGTGCTGATGGGGGGCTGCACCGGCGTGCGCCCAGCGCGGGTGGTGGTGCTCGGCGCCGGCAGCGTGGGCTGGAATGCCGCGCGCCTCGCCGCCGCCATGGATGCGGAGGTATTCCTCCTGGATCTCTCCCCGGAACGGCTGCGGCGACTGGAGAGCCAACGGCAGGGCCGCCTGGTGAGCCTGGTGAGTAGCCGCGGGCTACTGGAGCGGCTGGTGCCCTCGGCCGATCTGTTGATCGGAGCGGTGTTGCTGCCCGGCGATCGGGCTCCCACGCTGGTGGAGGAAGGCCTGGTGGCGCAGATGCAACCGGGCTCGGTGATCGTGGATGTGGCGATCGATCAGGGGGGCTGCATCGCCACCAGCCGCGAAACCACCCACACCGATCCCGTCGTGACCATCCACGGCGTGCAGCACTACGCCGTGGGAAACATGCCCGGAGCCGTGCCGTTCACCTCCACCGAAGCACTGGTGAGCGTCACCCTTCCCTACATCGCCGCGGTGGCCGGGCGGGGGCTGGTGGAGGCCGTCACCGACCGGCCGGAGCTGGTGTCGGGGCTCAACACCGTGGCCGGGTCGGTGTGTCATCCAGGCGTCGCCAAAGCCCTTGGCCTGCCCACACGCCATCCGATGGCCTGCCTGAGCTGA
- a CDS encoding YchJ family protein: protein MAGFGAKTGLAPDQPCPCGGASYGCCCRPLHRQEQAAATAEQLMRSRYSAFALAEIDHLLRTQPSAQPTRERRRALEASCRQLRWRRLEILAIEAGGPDDLHGTVTFAAHYSAGGEAGVLRECSRFGREAGRPDGAWLYLEALELSD from the coding sequence ATGGCTGGTTTCGGCGCCAAAACAGGCCTGGCACCTGATCAGCCGTGCCCCTGTGGCGGCGCCAGCTATGGCTGCTGCTGCCGTCCGCTGCACCGCCAGGAGCAGGCCGCCGCCACGGCTGAACAACTGATGCGGTCGCGTTACAGCGCCTTTGCGCTGGCTGAGATCGATCATCTGCTGCGCACCCAGCCCTCTGCGCAACCGACGCGGGAGCGCCGCCGCGCCCTGGAGGCCAGCTGCCGCCAGCTGCGCTGGCGCCGCCTCGAGATCCTGGCCATCGAAGCCGGTGGGCCGGATGATCTGCACGGCACCGTGACCTTCGCTGCGCACTACAGCGCCGGTGGTGAGGCCGGAGTGTTGCGGGAGTGCTCCCGCTTTGGCCGCGAGGCTGGCCGGCCCGATGGGGCCTGGCTGTATCTCGAGGCGCTGGAGCTCAGCGATTGA
- a CDS encoding DUF3326 domain-containing protein, with the protein MSTAPPLPTLLVIPTGIGCAVGGYAGDALPAARLLAAASGCLITHPNVMNGAALYWSDSRFHYVEGSSLDRFAAGELLLQPVRQQRVGLLLDAGIEPELRHRHLQVADGCRATLGLDVGPVLTTDRPLEVSLSLGASGVSWGQLGQPEALLRAGRELKAAGATAIAVVARFPDDPESEALAAYRQGSGVDALAGAEAVISHLLSRELGLPCAHAPALSPLPLDPDLDPRAAGEELGFTFLPCVLVGLGRAPNLVPAGTGSSALGIDAVGAVIAPAGALGGAAVLACAERGIPVIAVENPCLLEVTAESLGLEVIPAASYSEAAGLVLALREGIAPAALRRPLPALQDQH; encoded by the coding sequence ATGAGCACGGCGCCACCGCTCCCCACCCTGCTGGTGATTCCCACCGGCATCGGTTGCGCCGTGGGCGGCTACGCCGGTGATGCCCTGCCGGCGGCTCGCTTGTTGGCGGCGGCCAGTGGCTGTCTGATCACCCATCCGAATGTGATGAATGGCGCGGCGCTCTATTGGAGTGATTCGCGGTTTCACTACGTGGAAGGCTCCAGCCTCGATCGCTTTGCGGCGGGTGAGCTCCTGTTGCAGCCGGTGCGGCAGCAACGGGTGGGGCTGCTCCTGGATGCAGGCATCGAGCCGGAGCTGCGTCACCGCCACCTGCAGGTGGCCGATGGCTGCCGCGCCACCCTCGGCTTGGATGTGGGGCCGGTGCTGACCACCGATCGCCCGCTGGAGGTGAGCCTCAGCCTGGGCGCCAGTGGGGTGAGCTGGGGGCAGCTCGGCCAACCGGAGGCGCTGCTGCGGGCCGGGCGTGAGCTCAAGGCCGCTGGTGCCACGGCGATTGCGGTGGTGGCCCGCTTTCCCGATGATCCTGAGAGCGAAGCCCTCGCCGCGTATCGCCAGGGCAGTGGTGTGGATGCCCTCGCCGGCGCGGAAGCGGTGATCAGCCATCTGCTCAGCCGTGAGCTGGGCTTGCCCTGCGCCCATGCTCCGGCCCTGAGTCCGCTGCCTTTGGATCCCGATCTCGATCCCCGAGCAGCGGGTGAGGAGCTGGGCTTCACGTTCCTGCCCTGCGTGCTGGTGGGCTTGGGCCGGGCTCCAAATCTGGTGCCGGCGGGAACGGGGTCTTCTGCGCTGGGGATTGACGCGGTGGGCGCGGTGATCGCACCAGCCGGTGCCCTGGGGGGGGCGGCCGTGTTGGCCTGCGCAGAACGCGGGATTCCGGTGATTGCCGTGGAGAACCCCTGCCTGCTGGAGGTGACAGCGGAGAGCTTGGGCTTGGAGGTGATCCCGGCTGCCAGCTACAGCGAGGCCGCCGGCCTGGTGCTGGCCCTGCGCGAGGGGATTGCCCCGGCGGCCCTGCGCCGGCCGCTGCCTGCTTTGCAGGATCAGCACTGA
- a CDS encoding 2Fe-2S iron-sulfur cluster-binding protein has translation MSDTYTVVCEINGTSHSFSCSAEQTVLAAAEAAGVELPSSCCSGVCTTCAARIHEGSVHQPDAMGVKAELQEQGYALLCVAFPRSDLKLTAGQEDALYEAQFGQYQK, from the coding sequence ATGAGCGACACCTACACCGTTGTTTGCGAGATCAACGGCACCAGCCACAGCTTCAGCTGCAGCGCTGAGCAGACCGTGTTGGCTGCAGCCGAGGCGGCCGGGGTTGAGCTGCCCAGCTCCTGCTGCTCTGGCGTGTGCACCACCTGTGCCGCCCGCATCCATGAGGGCAGCGTGCACCAACCCGATGCGATGGGCGTGAAGGCCGAGCTGCAGGAGCAGGGTTATGCCCTGCTGTGCGTGGCGTTCCCCCGCAGCGACCTCAAGCTCACCGCCGGCCAGGAAGACGCGCTCTACGAAGCCCAGTTCGGTCAGTACCAGAAGTGA
- a CDS encoding putative 2OG-Fe(II) oxygenase: MQLEALFPLALGRVQLRLDPWDLALLMQEVLALRGDAEGNPTAGCAWTGDLNGIWQVHRLEAFAAITAEVERQAWGYLQDLGFREGSVALHVQRAWPVVSEPGQVVGRHHHPNAHLSAVLYLNGDGSGRSGCLRLFPRQQSNELVPGLAVGHGGPIDADTAGGQRWNAPWVDVAPQAGLLVLFPAHTDHAVTANDDEEDVRLSLAFDLALTAPLAASADAAPPEYLAPHPAQWTELQQRAGDPGQ; the protein is encoded by the coding sequence ATGCAGTTGGAAGCGCTGTTTCCGTTGGCATTGGGGCGGGTGCAGTTGCGGCTGGACCCTTGGGATCTGGCGTTGTTGATGCAGGAGGTGTTGGCCTTGCGCGGCGATGCCGAGGGCAATCCCACGGCTGGTTGCGCCTGGACGGGTGACCTCAACGGCATCTGGCAGGTGCACCGGCTGGAGGCCTTTGCTGCGATCACGGCAGAGGTGGAGCGCCAGGCCTGGGGGTATCTGCAGGACCTCGGTTTTCGCGAGGGGAGTGTGGCGCTGCATGTGCAGCGGGCTTGGCCGGTGGTGAGTGAGCCGGGCCAGGTGGTGGGCCGCCATCACCATCCCAATGCGCACCTCAGTGCGGTGCTGTATCTCAACGGGGATGGCAGTGGCCGCAGCGGCTGCCTGCGCTTGTTCCCCAGACAGCAGAGCAATGAGTTGGTGCCGGGTTTGGCCGTCGGCCATGGCGGTCCTATTGATGCGGATACAGCGGGTGGCCAGCGTTGGAATGCTCCCTGGGTGGATGTGGCGCCGCAGGCTGGTCTGCTGGTGCTGTTCCCCGCCCACACCGATCACGCCGTGACGGCTAACGACGACGAGGAGGATGTGCGCCTCTCGCTGGCTTTTGATCTGGCGCTCACTGCTCCCTTGGCCGCTTCAGCTGATGCGGCCCCGCCGGAATACCTGGCTCCCCATCCGGCTCAATGGACTGAGCTGCAGCAGCGGGCCGGCGATCCGGGACAATGA
- a CDS encoding F0F1 ATP synthase subunit gamma — MANLKEIRDRISSVKNTRKITEAMRLVAAAKVRRAQEQVLRSRPFADRLARILENLQTRMQFESVDAPLLESREVSTITLLAVTGDRGLCGGYNANIIKRTEQRHAELTAQGYTVDLVLIGRKVATYFQNRASQYTIRATFMGLEQVPNAAEAGQIAEEVLAEFLSGSTDRVEIIFTKFINLVSSKPVSQTLLPLDPQGIASPDDEIFRLTTRDGQLGVETGKVANDQPSLPSDLVFEQTPEQLLNALLPLYLQNQLLRSLQEAAASELASRMTAMNNASDNAKALAKTLTLDYNKARQAAITQEILEVVGGAAAMA, encoded by the coding sequence ATGGCGAACCTTAAGGAGATCCGCGACAGGATCAGTTCCGTTAAGAACACCCGCAAGATCACCGAGGCCATGCGCCTGGTGGCCGCCGCCAAAGTGCGTCGGGCTCAGGAGCAGGTGCTGCGCAGCCGGCCGTTTGCCGATCGGCTGGCGCGGATCCTGGAGAACCTCCAGACCCGCATGCAGTTCGAATCGGTGGATGCTCCCCTGCTGGAGAGCCGTGAGGTGAGCACGATCACCCTGTTGGCTGTCACCGGTGATCGCGGTCTATGCGGTGGCTACAACGCCAACATCATCAAGCGCACGGAACAACGGCACGCTGAGCTCACCGCTCAGGGTTACACCGTGGATCTGGTGTTGATCGGCCGCAAGGTCGCCACCTACTTCCAGAACCGCGCTAGCCAGTACACCATCCGCGCCACCTTCATGGGGCTGGAGCAGGTGCCCAACGCTGCTGAAGCTGGCCAGATTGCTGAAGAAGTGCTCGCTGAGTTCCTCTCAGGCAGCACCGATCGCGTGGAGATCATCTTCACCAAGTTCATCAACCTGGTGAGCTCCAAGCCGGTGTCACAAACTCTGCTGCCCCTGGATCCCCAGGGCATTGCCAGCCCGGATGATGAGATCTTCCGTCTCACCACCCGTGATGGTCAGCTGGGTGTGGAAACAGGCAAGGTGGCGAACGATCAGCCTTCTCTGCCCTCCGATCTCGTGTTCGAGCAGACCCCGGAGCAGTTGCTGAATGCACTGCTGCCGCTCTATCTGCAGAACCAGCTGCTGCGTTCCCTCCAGGAAGCGGCTGCTTCCGAGCTCGCCAGCCGGATGACGGCCATGAACAACGCGAGCGATAACGCCAAGGCCCTCGCCAAGACGTTGACCCTCGACTACAACAAGGCCCGCCAGGCCGCCATTACCCAGGAGATCCTGGAAGTGGTGGGTGGCGCGGCTGCCATGGCCTGA
- the atpA gene encoding F0F1 ATP synthase subunit alpha: MVSIRPDEISAILKQQIADYDKSVSVSNVGTVLQIGDGIARIYGLDQVMAGELVQFEDGTEGIALNLEDDNVGAVLMGEGRGIQEGSTVKATGKIASVPVGDAMLGRVVNPLGLPIDGKGDIATSETRLIESMAPGIIQRKSVHEPMQTGITAIDAMIPIGRGQRELIIGDRQTGKTAIAIDTIINQKGEDVVCVYVAVGQKAASVANVVEVLREKGALDYTIVVAANASESAALQYLAPYTGAAIAESFMYKGKATLVIYDDLTKQAQAYRQMSLLLRRPPGREAYPGDVFYCHSRLLERAAKLSDAMGKGSMTALPIIETQAGDVSAYIPTNVISITDGQVFLSSDLFNSGLRPAINVGISVSRVGGAAQTKAIKKIAGTLKLELAQFDELAAFSQFASDLDAATQQQLARGKRLREILKQPQFSPLILAEQVAVVYAGVKGMIDEVPVESVVQFCRELREYLKTNKAEFINKVQTEKVLSDESEAMLKDAINEVKSSMLAAA, translated from the coding sequence ATGGTTTCCATCCGCCCCGACGAGATCAGCGCGATCCTCAAGCAACAGATCGCTGATTACGACAAGTCGGTTTCCGTCAGCAACGTCGGCACCGTTCTGCAGATCGGCGACGGTATCGCCCGCATCTATGGCCTCGATCAGGTCATGGCCGGTGAGCTGGTGCAGTTCGAAGACGGCACCGAGGGCATCGCTCTGAACCTCGAAGACGACAACGTCGGCGCGGTGCTGATGGGCGAGGGCCGGGGCATCCAGGAAGGCAGCACCGTGAAGGCCACCGGCAAGATCGCCTCGGTGCCCGTGGGCGACGCGATGCTCGGCCGTGTGGTGAACCCCCTGGGTCTGCCGATCGATGGCAAGGGCGACATCGCCACCAGCGAGACCCGTCTGATCGAGTCGATGGCGCCTGGCATCATCCAGCGCAAGTCGGTGCATGAGCCCATGCAGACCGGCATCACCGCCATCGACGCGATGATCCCCATCGGCCGCGGCCAGCGCGAGCTGATCATCGGCGACCGCCAGACCGGCAAGACCGCCATCGCGATCGACACGATCATCAACCAGAAGGGCGAAGACGTCGTCTGCGTCTATGTGGCCGTGGGCCAGAAGGCCGCTTCTGTGGCCAACGTGGTGGAAGTGCTGCGCGAAAAGGGAGCCCTCGACTACACCATCGTGGTCGCCGCCAACGCCTCTGAATCGGCTGCTCTGCAGTACCTGGCTCCCTACACCGGCGCGGCCATCGCTGAGTCCTTCATGTACAAGGGCAAGGCCACCCTCGTCATCTATGACGACCTCACCAAGCAGGCTCAGGCATACCGCCAGATGTCCCTCCTGCTCCGTCGTCCCCCCGGCCGTGAGGCTTACCCCGGCGACGTGTTCTATTGCCACAGCCGTCTGCTCGAGCGTGCCGCCAAGCTGAGCGATGCCATGGGCAAGGGCTCGATGACCGCCCTGCCGATCATCGAAACCCAGGCTGGTGACGTGTCTGCCTACATCCCCACCAACGTGATCTCGATCACCGATGGTCAGGTGTTCCTGAGCTCCGACCTGTTCAACTCCGGTCTGCGCCCCGCCATCAACGTGGGTATCTCGGTGAGCCGCGTGGGCGGTGCCGCCCAGACCAAGGCCATCAAGAAGATCGCTGGCACCCTGAAGCTGGAACTGGCGCAGTTCGACGAACTGGCCGCGTTCTCTCAGTTCGCCTCCGACCTCGACGCCGCTACCCAGCAGCAGCTGGCCCGCGGTAAGCGTCTGCGCGAGATCCTCAAGCAGCCCCAGTTCAGCCCCCTGATCCTGGCTGAGCAGGTTGCTGTGGTCTACGCCGGCGTAAAGGGCATGATCGACGAAGTGCCCGTGGAGTCGGTGGTTCAGTTCTGCCGAGAACTGCGCGAGTACCTCAAGACCAACAAGGCCGAGTTCATCAACAAGGTGCAGACCGAGAAGGTGCTCAGCGATGAGTCTGAGGCCATGCTCAAGGACGCCATCAATGAAGTGAAGTCGTCGATGCTGGCTGCGGCCTGA
- the atpH gene encoding ATP synthase F1 subunit delta, translating into MPLLNSITTPYAEAFLQVAESRKEVDQVVDQAKAVLALWHESPELRQAMASPVLEVEAKKAALEKLFNDQLTPSFLNLLKLLADRQRIGVLDAVLDRMLELYREQRNIALANVTSATALSDEQQAELSKKVQAVAGTDKLEIKLSVDPDLIGGFVVKVGSKVIDASLAGQVRRLGLALAKVS; encoded by the coding sequence ATGCCGCTGCTCAATTCGATCACCACCCCCTACGCCGAAGCTTTCCTTCAGGTGGCTGAGAGCCGCAAGGAAGTTGACCAGGTGGTGGATCAGGCCAAGGCCGTTCTCGCCCTGTGGCACGAATCACCCGAACTGCGCCAGGCCATGGCCTCGCCCGTTCTGGAAGTCGAGGCCAAGAAGGCCGCCCTGGAGAAGCTGTTCAACGATCAGCTCACTCCCTCGTTCCTCAATCTGCTGAAGCTGCTGGCCGATCGCCAGCGCATCGGCGTGCTCGACGCGGTGCTCGACCGCATGCTTGAGCTGTACCGCGAGCAGCGCAACATCGCTCTCGCCAACGTGACCTCTGCCACTGCCCTCAGCGATGAGCAGCAGGCAGAGCTCAGCAAGAAGGTTCAGGCCGTGGCCGGTACCGACAAGCTGGAGATCAAACTCTCTGTGGATCCTGATCTGATCGGCGGCTTCGTCGTGAAGGTTGGCTCCAAGGTGATTGACGCCAGCCTCGCGGGTCAGGTGCGTCGCCTCGGACTAGCGCTGGCCAAGGTGAGCTAG